One Tachysurus fulvidraco isolate hzauxx_2018 chromosome 2, HZAU_PFXX_2.0, whole genome shotgun sequence DNA segment encodes these proteins:
- the fam32a gene encoding protein FAM32A-like produces MAEYVAVQKGSLKLKGSGDISAGKKKKKKDKELKHLEKQVLTTSTEEETTKKAYVDKRTPAQIAFDKIQEKRQMERILNKASKTHKRRVEEFNRHLDTLTEHYDIPKVSWTK; encoded by the exons ATGGCGGAATATGTAGCTGTTCAGAAAGGATCATTAAAACTCAAAGGAAGTGGAGACATTTCAGCTGGTAAAAA gaaaaagaagaaggacaAAGAGTTAAAGCATTTGGAAAAGCAGGTTCTGACCACTTCAACAGAAGAGGAAACAACCAAGAAGGCTTATGTTGATAAAAGAACACCAGCACAAATTGCCTTTGACAAAATCCAGGAGAAAAGG CAAATGGAAAGAATTTTGAACAAGGCCTCCAAGACACACAAGCGCAGAGTTGAG gAGTTTAACAGACATCTGGACACACTGACTGAGCATTACGACATTCCCAAAGTCAGCTGGACCAAATAA
- the mrpl54 gene encoding 39S ribosomal protein L54, mitochondrial — protein sequence MRIAPPDAGSALITCQCFTAWCMKMALSSVLKSLTGVNQFRSHVRLCVCSLVNSSVQTRGYAKKAVAKGKGKGLVKDVLKGPEVCKDPVKLTSYAVGVNIYKQGDDPPLKSKEEYPAWLFELDLGPTKKLHELDPESYEYWKRLRKEHIWRFNKLHKGQKI from the exons ATGCGCATTGCGCCTCCAGATGCCGGAAGTGCGTTGATCACGTGTCAATGTTTTACAGCATGGTGCATGAAAATGGCTCTCAGTAGCGTCCTGAAGTCTTTAACCGGGGTTAATCAGTTCAGATCACACGTACGGCTTTGTGTTTGCTCTTTAGTGAACAGTTCCGTCCAGACTCGCGGATATGCTAAAAAAGCTG TTgctaaaggaaaaggaaaaggctTGGTGAAGGATGTGCTAAAGGGCCCTGAGGTGTGTAAGGACCCTGTGAAGCTGACCTCATATGCTGTTGGAGTAAACATCTACAAGCAAGGAGATGATCCACCACTGAAATCCAAAGAGGAATATCCAGCATG GTTGTTCGAGTTGGATCTCGGACCCACCAAAAAACTCCACGAGCTGGATCCGGAGAGCTACGAATACTGGAAGCGTTTGAGGAAGGAGCACATCTGGCGTTTTAATAAACTGCATAAAGGACAAAAAATCTGA